In Methanosarcina siciliae T4/M, one genomic interval encodes:
- a CDS encoding GmrSD restriction endonuclease domain-containing protein has product MKATEAKLLDFLRKSPQFVIPIYQRTYSWTEKECLQLWDDILRTGSNDEISAHFVGSIVYIEKGIYQVSSQSPLLVIDGQQRLTTVTLLIAALSRALDQLDEEKREPLDGFSPRKLRNYYLLNPEEEGERHYKLILSQTDKDSLTSIVGSREQPKEYSLRVMENFKLFESWIAGCKDDLMPLCKGLAKLVVVDIALNRDQDNPQLIFESMNSTGKELSQADLIRNYILMGLEPQLQTRLYEQFWRPMEVDFGQEAYSDQFDGFMRHYLTVKTGEIPRIGEVYEAFKVHASSTKTAHAGVEALVADIRTFSRYFCAMALGKEKDPNLKLAFNDLRELRVDVAYPFLLELYHDYATGMLSREDFVAAVRLIESYVFRRAICSIPTNSMNKTFATFSRYLKKDHYLKSIQVHFFQLPSYRRFPNDEEFKRELKIRDIYNFRSRSYWIRRLENYERKERVQVDEYTIEHIMPQNENLPTAWETELGIEWKRIHETWLHTLGNLTLTGYNSEYSDRAFAEKRDMPGGFKESPLKLNKGLGQLDRWNEETIKERASGLAEIALNVWAMPKLTTDTLEAYRPKDTVSGYTIEDHPYLLTGTVHELFEAFRKEVLALDPCVTEEFLKLYVAYKAETNFVDVVPQAKRLILSLNLPFSDINDPRGLCKDVSDFGCWGNGDVKVGLGSLNELPYVIGLVRQSFEHQMGNGGY; this is encoded by the coding sequence ATGAAAGCTACTGAAGCCAAATTACTTGATTTTCTCAGGAAATCCCCCCAATTTGTAATTCCAATCTATCAGCGCACATACTCATGGACTGAAAAAGAGTGTCTGCAACTGTGGGACGATATCCTGCGTACAGGTAGTAATGACGAAATCTCAGCCCACTTCGTCGGCTCTATTGTCTACATAGAAAAAGGGATCTATCAGGTATCCAGCCAGTCTCCTCTGCTCGTAATCGACGGCCAGCAGCGTTTGACCACAGTAACCCTGCTGATAGCTGCCCTTTCCAGAGCGCTTGACCAATTGGATGAAGAAAAACGTGAGCCTCTGGATGGATTTTCTCCGCGCAAATTGCGCAATTATTATCTGCTCAACCCGGAAGAAGAAGGAGAAAGGCACTACAAGCTTATCCTGTCGCAGACAGATAAAGACTCACTCACCTCTATTGTCGGCAGCAGAGAGCAGCCAAAAGAGTACTCTCTGAGGGTGATGGAGAATTTCAAACTTTTTGAATCATGGATTGCCGGGTGTAAAGACGATCTCATGCCCCTGTGTAAAGGGCTGGCCAAGCTTGTAGTGGTGGATATTGCACTTAACCGCGATCAGGACAACCCGCAGCTTATTTTTGAAAGCATGAACTCAACCGGTAAAGAGCTCAGCCAGGCTGACCTGATCCGCAACTATATTTTGATGGGGCTGGAACCGCAGTTGCAGACAAGGCTTTATGAACAGTTCTGGCGGCCAATGGAAGTGGATTTTGGACAGGAAGCCTACAGTGACCAGTTCGACGGTTTCATGCGCCACTATTTGACTGTTAAAACCGGAGAGATTCCCAGAATAGGGGAAGTGTATGAGGCGTTTAAAGTTCACGCCAGTTCCACAAAAACGGCACATGCAGGAGTAGAAGCGCTTGTAGCCGACATCCGGACCTTTTCCCGCTACTTCTGCGCTATGGCGCTCGGAAAAGAGAAAGATCCGAATTTGAAACTTGCATTCAACGACTTACGCGAGCTTAGAGTAGATGTAGCTTATCCATTCTTGCTCGAACTTTATCATGACTATGCAACCGGAATGCTGTCAAGGGAAGATTTTGTTGCAGCAGTTCGGCTGATCGAATCCTATGTGTTCCGGCGTGCTATCTGTTCTATTCCCACAAACTCGATGAACAAGACCTTTGCAACCTTTTCCAGATATCTAAAAAAGGATCATTATCTCAAAAGCATCCAAGTACACTTTTTTCAGTTGCCTTCATATCGCCGCTTTCCAAACGATGAGGAGTTCAAGCGTGAATTGAAAATCCGGGACATCTACAACTTCCGAAGTCGCAGCTATTGGATCAGACGTTTGGAAAACTACGAACGTAAAGAACGTGTGCAGGTAGATGAGTACACTATCGAGCATATAATGCCTCAGAATGAGAATCTCCCCACTGCCTGGGAAACAGAACTTGGCATAGAGTGGAAACGAATTCATGAAACGTGGCTGCATACCCTTGGCAACCTCACACTCACTGGCTACAATTCAGAATATAGTGACAGGGCTTTCGCAGAGAAACGTGACATGCCTGGCGGTTTTAAGGAAAGCCCGCTCAAACTCAATAAAGGACTTGGTCAGCTCGACCGGTGGAATGAAGAGACTATCAAAGAAAGGGCAAGCGGGCTGGCAGAAATAGCTCTTAATGTATGGGCAATGCCAAAACTGACTACCGATACCCTTGAGGCGTACAGGCCAAAGGATACAGTATCTGGTTACACAATTGAAGACCATCCATACCTGTTAACGGGAACAGTGCATGAGCTTTTCGAAGCCTTCCGCAAGGAAGTCTTGGCTCTTGATCCCTGTGTAACCGAGGAGTTTCTCAAGCTTTATGTCGCCTATAAAGCTGAGACTAATTTTGTGGATGTGGTACCACAAGCTAAACGGCTGATCCTGTCGCTCAATCTGCCTTTTTCTGATATAAACGACCCAAGAGGACTCTGCAAGGATGTTTCCGATTTTGGTTGCTGGGGTAATGGCGACGTAAAAGTAGGCCTAGGATCACTGAACGAACTGCCCTATGTAATAGGTCTGGTGCGGCAATCTTTCGAACACCAGATGGGTAACGGAGGATATTAA
- a CDS encoding restriction endonuclease subunit S yields MSATFVKLGSVAEFINGVAFKPEDWGDSGTKIIRIQNLTDSTKPFNRTNRTVSDKYHVRPHDLLVSWSATLGVFEWFGPDEALLNQHIFRVLPDENKVEKRYLRYALEGALLDMQRHLHGATMQHVNRGEFLNTKLFLPSLPDQERIADILDRAEALRAKRRAALSQLDELVQSIFIDMFGDPLKNPKEWQQVQLGDLIFSASDGPHVSPPYTEAGIPFLSTRHVRAGEIIWEDLKFISQEDAEIQWKKCKPERGDILYTKGGTTGLAATVQTDQPFAIWVHVSLLKPDPQKVDSIWLESMLNNEFCYRQSQVLTHGIANRDLGLTRMVKIKMFLPPISLQKDFALRVVALQKLKTQHEASLTELDELFASLQYRAFRGEL; encoded by the coding sequence ATGAGTGCAACCTTCGTCAAGCTTGGTTCAGTTGCAGAGTTCATCAATGGTGTTGCTTTCAAGCCAGAGGATTGGGGAGATTCAGGTACAAAGATAATCCGTATTCAGAATCTTACGGATTCAACCAAACCCTTCAATAGAACCAACCGAACTGTATCTGATAAGTATCACGTTAGGCCCCACGATCTGCTTGTTTCATGGTCTGCAACACTTGGCGTTTTTGAGTGGTTTGGACCAGACGAAGCTCTACTAAATCAGCACATATTTCGTGTTTTGCCTGATGAAAATAAAGTAGAAAAGCGTTATCTTCGCTATGCACTTGAGGGCGCGCTTCTTGATATGCAGCGGCATTTACATGGAGCAACCATGCAACATGTAAACCGAGGCGAATTTCTAAATACAAAGCTGTTTCTCCCCTCTTTACCAGATCAAGAAAGAATTGCAGATATTCTGGACCGTGCGGAGGCTCTTCGAGCTAAACGTCGAGCAGCCCTTTCCCAGCTTGATGAACTCGTTCAATCTATTTTTATTGATATGTTTGGCGATCCGCTCAAGAATCCAAAAGAGTGGCAGCAGGTGCAGCTTGGAGACTTAATATTCAGTGCCTCAGATGGGCCTCACGTTAGCCCACCATATACGGAAGCCGGAATACCTTTCCTTTCAACGCGGCATGTACGAGCAGGGGAGATAATATGGGAGGATTTGAAATTTATTAGCCAAGAAGATGCTGAAATTCAGTGGAAAAAGTGCAAACCCGAAAGAGGTGACATTCTATACACGAAGGGTGGAACCACGGGCCTTGCGGCGACAGTACAGACGGACCAACCATTTGCTATCTGGGTTCATGTTTCACTCCTGAAGCCTGACCCGCAGAAGGTAGACTCTATATGGTTAGAATCGATGCTTAATAACGAGTTCTGCTACCGACAGTCACAGGTATTGACACACGGAATTGCGAATCGAGATCTGGGCTTAACCCGGATGGTTAAAATCAAAATGTTCCTTCCCCCTATCTCCCTTCAGAAAGACTTCGCTCTTCGTGTAGTAGCCTTACAGAAACTAAAAACACAGCACGAAGCCTCATTGACAGAACTTGATGAGCTTTTTGCCTCTCTTCAGTATCGGGCTTTCAGGGGTGAACTATAA
- a CDS encoding TIGR02391 family protein has product MSAVPPFSEGQIEALAQLLGECGTGSDISRFFIRKGLVDNSGESTKWKRLYWVFLECQKQHQCANLIVDFIQSFLTPARFVGRNDEFEANRQHLNTILSFSGLEYGKDGKFRQCKIAKTLDEAEKRARTIRAKFQGRQIHSEVLKYCRPELLQDNYFHAVFEASKGLAQRIRDLSGVQTDGAALIDKVFSIEKPILAINSLRTETERSEHKGFALLLKGCFAAVRNPLAHEPKILWQGEDDAADYLSLISLLHRKLDESTVTELKGD; this is encoded by the coding sequence ATGAGTGCAGTTCCGCCATTCTCAGAAGGTCAAATTGAAGCACTTGCGCAATTGCTTGGAGAATGCGGAACTGGTAGCGATATTTCTCGATTTTTTATCCGTAAGGGCTTGGTGGATAATTCCGGTGAGTCTACAAAATGGAAACGGCTTTATTGGGTATTCTTGGAATGCCAAAAACAACACCAGTGCGCGAATCTGATAGTTGACTTTATTCAATCTTTTCTAACCCCCGCTCGTTTCGTAGGGCGCAATGACGAGTTTGAAGCAAATCGCCAGCATCTAAACACTATACTTTCGTTCTCAGGTTTGGAATACGGGAAGGATGGAAAATTCAGGCAGTGTAAGATTGCAAAAACTCTCGATGAAGCTGAAAAAAGGGCACGGACTATCCGGGCAAAGTTTCAGGGAAGACAAATACATTCGGAAGTCTTGAAGTATTGCCGACCTGAGCTTTTGCAGGATAATTATTTCCATGCGGTATTTGAAGCTTCTAAGGGATTAGCTCAGCGGATAAGAGATCTTTCTGGGGTACAGACAGATGGCGCTGCTCTTATCGATAAGGTTTTTTCAATAGAAAAGCCGATCTTGGCAATTAATTCATTGCGAACTGAGACCGAAAGATCTGAACACAAAGGTTTTGCTCTACTTTTAAAAGGTTGTTTTGCAGCTGTTCGTAATCCATTAGCTCACGAACCAAAAATACTCTGGCAGGGTGAAGATGATGCTGCTGATTATCTTTCTCTTATCTCACTCCTGCATAGGAAACTGGATGAGTCTACCGTGACAGAACTAAAAGGAGACTGA